The following proteins are encoded in a genomic region of Planococcus lenghuensis:
- a CDS encoding Tex family protein: MDSKQLQEAVAKETGISGKQVGQVIALLADGNTVPFIARYRKEATGSLDEVQIKAISDRYTYRQNLEARKDEVIRLIEEQNQLTTELRKDILNADVLQRVEDLYRPFKQKRRTRASAAKEKGLEPLADWLMKNRGDANGKAAAFIGPKQAADVEEALQGARDILAERFADDADIREKIREVTRRNGLIRSALKKGKEDEKQVFEMYYEYEERVARIVPHRVLAMNRGEKEDILKVTIEPPADTVLKVMKTKWLKGNTHPEVEAAINDSYKRLIQPAVEREMRGELSEKAEEQAIHIFSENLRSLLLQPPMKNKMVLGVDPAYRTGCKLAVVDETGKLLEVAVIYPHPPKANPEAAKKKLTELIKKYPIEIMAIGNGTASRETEQFIADFIGERAVAASYVIVSEAGASVYSASDVARGEFPELQVEERSAVSIARRLQDPLAELVKIDPKAVGVGQYQHDVSQKKLADQLTFVVETAVNQVGVNVNSASSSLLQYVAGLNKTVADNIIHMRNENGRFTSRPQLKKIPRLGAKTYEQAIGFLRIPEAKNLLDSTGIHPESYELAETLLKEAGADKKEIGTEGLTAKLAAIDFRAVSEKTGAGAVTLRDIVETLKRPARDPRDNFPQPLLKKDVLKMEDLLPGMELQGTVRNVVDFGAFVDIGVKQDGLVHISKLKKGFVKHPLEVVSTGDVVTVWVEKAEKEKGRIALTMLQPE; this comes from the coding sequence ATGGATTCGAAACAGCTACAAGAGGCAGTGGCAAAGGAAACCGGCATTAGTGGTAAGCAAGTCGGACAAGTTATTGCGCTCCTCGCAGACGGCAATACGGTGCCGTTCATTGCCCGATACCGGAAAGAAGCAACCGGGTCGCTTGACGAAGTGCAGATCAAAGCCATCAGTGACCGATATACATATAGACAGAATCTCGAAGCGCGAAAGGACGAAGTGATTCGGCTGATTGAGGAACAGAATCAGCTGACAACTGAACTCCGAAAGGACATTTTAAATGCGGATGTCCTTCAGCGGGTGGAAGACTTATACCGGCCATTCAAGCAGAAACGGCGGACGCGGGCTTCTGCTGCAAAAGAAAAAGGATTGGAACCGCTGGCGGACTGGTTGATGAAAAATCGCGGAGATGCGAACGGCAAAGCGGCTGCATTCATTGGTCCGAAACAGGCGGCAGACGTAGAAGAGGCACTGCAGGGAGCCCGTGACATTCTGGCTGAACGGTTCGCGGATGACGCGGATATTCGGGAGAAGATCCGGGAAGTGACCCGGCGTAATGGGTTGATTCGGAGTGCTTTGAAAAAAGGAAAAGAAGACGAAAAACAGGTTTTTGAAATGTATTATGAGTACGAGGAACGCGTCGCTCGAATCGTTCCGCACCGGGTACTGGCGATGAACCGCGGAGAGAAAGAGGATATTCTGAAAGTGACAATCGAACCGCCGGCAGACACGGTCTTAAAAGTGATGAAAACGAAATGGCTGAAAGGGAACACCCATCCTGAAGTGGAAGCGGCAATTAATGACAGCTATAAGCGGCTTATCCAGCCTGCAGTGGAGCGTGAAATGCGCGGGGAGCTCAGCGAAAAAGCGGAAGAACAGGCAATCCATATCTTTTCTGAGAACCTGCGGAGCTTATTGCTGCAACCGCCGATGAAAAATAAAATGGTGCTGGGGGTCGATCCCGCTTACCGGACCGGCTGTAAGCTGGCCGTAGTGGATGAAACCGGGAAGCTGTTGGAAGTGGCAGTCATTTACCCCCATCCGCCAAAAGCGAACCCGGAAGCTGCCAAAAAGAAACTGACCGAATTGATAAAGAAATATCCGATTGAAATCATGGCGATCGGAAACGGCACCGCTTCCCGCGAGACCGAGCAATTTATCGCTGATTTTATTGGTGAACGGGCGGTTGCTGCATCGTATGTCATCGTCAGCGAAGCGGGCGCAAGTGTATATTCGGCATCTGACGTGGCACGCGGAGAATTCCCGGAATTGCAAGTGGAAGAGCGGAGTGCCGTATCCATTGCCCGCAGGTTGCAGGATCCGCTGGCAGAACTCGTGAAAATCGATCCGAAAGCGGTCGGCGTCGGGCAGTATCAGCATGATGTCTCGCAGAAGAAGTTAGCGGATCAGCTGACGTTTGTTGTGGAAACAGCCGTCAACCAAGTGGGCGTTAATGTAAATTCAGCTTCTTCTTCTTTATTACAATATGTAGCAGGGTTAAATAAAACCGTCGCAGATAATATTATTCACATGCGGAACGAAAACGGCCGCTTCACCTCAAGGCCTCAATTAAAAAAGATTCCTCGTCTGGGCGCCAAGACATATGAACAGGCGATTGGCTTCCTTCGCATTCCGGAAGCGAAGAACCTGTTGGACTCAACAGGTATTCACCCGGAAAGCTACGAACTGGCAGAAACGCTTTTAAAAGAAGCAGGAGCCGACAAAAAAGAAATCGGCACTGAAGGATTGACTGCTAAATTGGCTGCAATCGATTTCCGTGCCGTCAGTGAGAAAACAGGGGCAGGTGCAGTGACGTTGCGCGACATCGTGGAAACACTGAAGCGCCCGGCACGTGATCCGCGAGATAATTTCCCACAACCCCTTCTGAAAAAGGATGTATTAAAAATGGAAGACTTGCTGCCGGGAATGGAATTACAGGGAACTGTGCGTAATGTAGTTGACTTTGGTGCCTTTGTTGATATCGGCGTGAAGCAGGACGGGCTTGTTCATATTTCCAAGCTGAAAAAAGGATTTGTTAAACATCCGCTTGAGGTTGTCTCGACTGGAGACGTGGTAACTGTGTGGGTAGAGAAAGCCGAAAAAGAAAAAGGACGCATTGCGCTGACCATGCTTCAACCCGAATAG
- a CDS encoding SprT family protein — protein sequence MTNEELTAVVQGISAGVFSRPFRHAAYFNKRLRTTGGRYMLSTHAIEINPASYERYGYRELEGIIKHELCHYHLHLEGKGYKHRDADFKKLLKETDSPRFCQLPTERKGRTADRQYRYQCLSCRTNYARKIRMSTEKYRCGKCRGKLQLL from the coding sequence GTGACAAACGAAGAACTCACCGCAGTCGTGCAGGGAATTTCAGCCGGGGTTTTTTCCCGGCCGTTTCGGCACGCGGCTTACTTTAATAAGAGACTCAGGACAACAGGCGGCCGGTATATGCTCAGCACTCACGCTATTGAGATCAACCCGGCATCTTATGAGCGATACGGATACAGGGAACTTGAAGGTATTATCAAGCATGAACTGTGCCATTATCATCTTCACCTGGAAGGGAAGGGGTACAAGCACAGAGATGCTGATTTTAAAAAACTATTGAAAGAAACAGATTCACCCCGTTTCTGTCAGCTTCCCACAGAAAGAAAGGGACGCACAGCTGACCGTCAGTATAGATACCAATGCCTCAGTTGCCGAACGAACTATGCGCGGAAAATTCGGATGAGTACAGAAAAATACCGATGCGGCAAGTGTCGCGGAAAACTTCAATTGCTTTAA
- a CDS encoding GNAT family N-acetyltransferase, whose amino-acid sequence MHAVFTMPDYRRQGHVASTIHQSFICFRECRHAHVALNIFTENWPAHRVCESLSFRQVKETWMLGEE is encoded by the coding sequence ATGCATGCTGTTTTTACGATGCCGGATTATCGGCGCCAAGGACATGTTGCCAGTACAATTCATCAAAGCTTCATTTGCTTTCGGGAATGTAGGCATGCTCACGTTGCACTTAATATCTTTACGGAAAATTGGCCTGCCCACCGTGTATGTGAAAGCTTAAGTTTTCGCCAAGTGAAAGAGACATGGATGCTCGGAGAAGAGTGA
- the tsaE gene encoding tRNA (adenosine(37)-N6)-threonylcarbamoyltransferase complex ATPase subunit type 1 TsaE: MIYTLNVHSPEETKAMAVKLASFLSPKDLITLEGDLGAGKTTFTKGLAQGLGISRNVNSPTFTILKQYEGRLKLNHIDAYRLEDSDEDIGFDELFEENAVIVVEWAQFIEEYLPAKRLEIRIAREAGDTRRFSFHPFGERYEFLCKELMK; this comes from the coding sequence ATGATTTATACGCTGAACGTACATTCGCCGGAAGAAACAAAAGCAATGGCTGTGAAGCTCGCTTCATTTCTCAGCCCGAAGGATTTGATTACTCTAGAGGGCGATCTAGGTGCCGGCAAGACCACGTTTACAAAAGGGCTGGCACAAGGACTCGGCATTAGCCGCAACGTCAATAGCCCGACATTCACTATTCTGAAGCAGTATGAGGGGCGGCTGAAGCTGAATCACATTGACGCTTATCGTTTGGAAGACAGTGATGAAGATATTGGCTTTGATGAACTGTTTGAAGAAAATGCGGTAATTGTCGTGGAGTGGGCGCAATTCATTGAAGAATATCTGCCGGCAAAGCGACTGGAGATCCGGATTGCCCGTGAAGCAGGCGATACCCGCCGCTTCTCGTTTCATCCGTTCGGTGAGCGATATGAATTTCTCTGCAAGGAGTTAATGAAATGA
- the tsaB gene encoding tRNA (adenosine(37)-N6)-threonylcarbamoyltransferase complex dimerization subunit type 1 TsaB produces the protein MIYLGIDTSNSPLTVALVKDGITLIEETSNLKVNHSLTAMPVIEELLKRASLTPDELTHIAVAEGPGSYTGVRIGMTIAKTLAWTLDIPLVPVSSLKVLAANGEKFAGIICSVIDARRGTVFAGLYKGTDLQPVAEERHQELADLLAELQELDEPVLFTGPDIALHEEAIQTVLNGQAHFIELDRRLPRASVLIRLARQEAAVAAHEAVPEYRRLAEAEAKYLQAQKGSANE, from the coding sequence ATGATTTATCTTGGCATTGACACATCCAATTCACCGCTGACTGTCGCGCTGGTGAAAGATGGTATAACTTTAATAGAAGAAACTTCAAACCTGAAAGTCAATCACTCCCTGACTGCAATGCCGGTCATTGAAGAGTTGCTGAAGCGCGCTTCGCTTACTCCCGACGAATTGACGCATATTGCCGTTGCAGAAGGCCCCGGCTCGTATACAGGCGTCCGGATTGGCATGACGATTGCCAAAACGTTGGCTTGGACATTAGACATTCCGCTTGTTCCAGTATCGAGCTTGAAAGTGCTGGCAGCGAACGGTGAAAAGTTTGCGGGTATAATTTGTTCAGTTATCGATGCAAGGCGGGGGACTGTATTCGCCGGTCTGTACAAAGGAACAGATTTGCAGCCGGTTGCTGAAGAGCGCCATCAGGAGCTGGCTGATCTGCTGGCTGAATTACAAGAGCTGGATGAGCCGGTTCTATTTACCGGACCGGACATTGCTTTACATGAAGAAGCGATTCAGACAGTTCTGAACGGACAGGCGCACTTCATTGAGCTGGATCGCCGCCTTCCCCGGGCTTCTGTGCTTATTCGGCTTGCCCGGCAGGAAGCAGCAGTGGCGGCACATGAGGCAGTACCGGAATATCGTCGGCTGGCAGAAGCGGAAGCAAAGTACTTACAGGCTCAGAAGGGTTCAGCCAATGAGTGA
- the rimI gene encoding ribosomal protein S18-alanine N-acetyltransferase — MSENVIYREMTARDIGQVYAIELQSFTIPWTRDAFYHEVFYNDNALYLVAEADKRVVGYCGMWLILDEAHITNVAILPQERGKKLGEGLMRAAIQAAKEQGARHMTLEVRVSNETAQNLYRKLGFIEGGVRKRYYTDNYEDALVMWVTFND; from the coding sequence ATGAGTGAAAATGTGATATACCGGGAAATGACAGCAAGGGATATCGGACAAGTGTATGCCATTGAGCTGCAGTCTTTTACTATTCCTTGGACGCGGGATGCCTTTTATCATGAAGTCTTCTATAACGATAATGCGCTGTATCTTGTTGCGGAAGCCGATAAACGGGTTGTCGGTTATTGCGGAATGTGGCTGATCCTGGATGAGGCCCATATAACGAATGTGGCGATTCTGCCGCAGGAACGCGGCAAAAAATTGGGGGAAGGCCTCATGCGCGCTGCCATCCAAGCAGCGAAAGAGCAAGGGGCCCGGCATATGACCCTTGAAGTCCGTGTCAGCAACGAAACAGCACAGAATCTATACAGGAAACTCGGATTCATTGAAGGCGGAGTCCGAAAGCGCTACTATACAGATAACTACGAGGATGCACTCGTGATGTGGGTGACTTTTAATGATTAA